Proteins encoded within one genomic window of Macaca thibetana thibetana isolate TM-01 chromosome 3, ASM2454274v1, whole genome shotgun sequence:
- the INHBA gene encoding inhibin beta A chain: MPLLWLRGFLLASCWIIVRSSPTPGSEGHSAAPDCPSCALAALPKDVPNSQPEMVEAVKKHILNMLHLKKRPDVTQPVPKAALLNAIRKLHVGKVGENGYVEIEDDIGRRAEMNELMEQTSEIITFAESGTTRKTLHFEISKEGSDLSVVERAEVWLFLKVPKANRTRTKVTIRLFQQQKHPQGSLDTGEEAEEVGLKGERSELLLSEKVVDARKSTWHVFPVSSSIQRLLDQGKSSLDVRIACEQCQESGASLVLLGKKKKKEEEGDGKKKGGGEGGAGADEEKEQSHRPFLMLQARQSEDHPHRRRRRGLECDGKVNICCKKQFFVSFKDIGWNDWIIAPSGYHANYCEGECPSHIAGTSGSSLSFHSTVINHYRMRGHSPFANLKSCCVPTKLRPMSMLYYDDGQNIIKKDIQNMIVEECGCS, from the exons ATGCCCTTGCTTTGGCTGAGAGGATTTCTGTTGGCAAGTTGCTGGATTATAGTGAGGAGTTCCCCCACCCCAGGATCCGAGGGGCACAGCGCGGCCCCCGACTGTCCGTCCTGTGCGCTGGCCGCCCTCCCAAAGGATGTACCCAACTCTCAGCCAGAGATGGTGGAGGCCGTCAAGAAGCACATTTTAAACATGCTGCACTTGAAGAAGAGACCCGATGTCACCCAGCCGGTGCCCAAGGCGGCGCTTCTGAACGCGATCAGAAAGCTTCATGTGGGCAAAGTCGGGGAGAACGGGTATGTGGAGATAGAGGATGACATTGGAAGGAGAGCAGAAATGAATGAACTTATGGAGCAGACCTCGGAGATCATCACGTTTGCCGAGTCAG GAACAACCAGGAAGACGCTGCACTTCGAGATTTCCAAGGAAGGCAGTGACCTGTCAGTGGTGGAGCGTGCAGAAGTCTGGCTCTTTCTAAAAGTCCCCAAGGCCAACAGGACCAGGACCAAAGTCACCATCCGCCTCTTCCAGCAGCAGAAGCACCCGCAGGGCAGCTTGGACACAGGGGAAGAGGCCGAGGAAGTGGGCTTAAAGGGGGAGAGGAGTGAACTGTTGCTCTCTGAAAAAGTGGTAGACGCTCGGAAGAGCACCTGGCATGTCTTCCCTGTCTCCAGCAGCATCCAGCGGTTGCTGGATCAGGGAAAAAGCTCCCTGGACGTTCGGATTGCCTGTGAGCAGTGCCAGGAGAGTGGCGCCAGCCTGGTGCTCCTgggcaagaagaagaagaaagaagaggagggggaTGGGAAAAAGAAGGGTGGAGGTGAAGGTGGGGCAGGAGCAGATGAGGAGAAGGAGCAGTCGCACAGACCTTTCCTCATGCTGCAGGCCCGGCAGTCTGAAGACCACCCTCATCGCCGGCGTCGGCGGGGCTTGGAGTGTGATGGCAAGGTCAACATCTGCTGTAAGAAACAGTTCTTTGTTAGTTTCAAGGACATCGGCTGGAATGACTGGATCATTGCTCCCTCTGGCTATCATGCCAACTACTGCGAGGGTGAGTGCCCGAGCCATATAGCAGGCACATCCGGGTCCTCACTGTCCTTCCACTCAACAGTCATCAACCACTACCGCATGCGGGGCCACAGCCCCTTTGCCAACCTCAAATCGTGCTGTGTGCCCACCAAGCTGAGACCCATGTCCATGTTGTACTATGATGATGGTCAAAACATCATCAAAAAGGACATTCAGAACATGATCGTGGAGGAGTGCGGGTGCTCATAG